The Elaeis guineensis isolate ETL-2024a chromosome 13, EG11, whole genome shotgun sequence genome includes a region encoding these proteins:
- the LOC105034930 gene encoding uncharacterized protein isoform X6, producing the protein MPVAAFIMIPVLDGITVVEMVFTTHMRMETMFHYQVSRVMNLKLLNLQALLRVKVTKTRNVCYMPAHATGDESDIPSPPSEWLEETLINLYLSGYSNSDIHADSLSTTSQTNRSQISYEEQSDQPSSGKLPGCYCGITYQQVEGELISEDEQNVFRSSNRLLEGDASWDEENWKAQYGQVATLDDEGIPSFATVDLWDWEIVKEHTKKRHQIAKLIGRLVRRSSKLHPSVPAGGGVLKTAAIRAVHLDLVGVASGKVYRLRTPCPRHLTSVSKYDSSNPTKDWGFPDLYADLQSSMHHSSNPFYGSDTAKAANQDNLSARIDQVPVTVKKHQNLAYRDRAAERRMLHGGFGIGPGQKNVENSKFHELGSPSQPCDAEEAAAEAADISFGTGSYARRILESMGWKHGEALGNTTKGILEPLQAVGNKGYAGLGWNPAQH; encoded by the exons ATGCCAG TAGCGGCTTTTATCATGATCCCGGTGCTGGATGGTATTACAGTAGTAGAGATGGTCTTTACTACACATATGAGGATGGAAACTATGTTCCATTATCAAGTATCAAG GGTGATGAATCTCAAGCTGTTGAATCTACAAGCTCTGCTCCGGGTGAAGGTAACAAAGACAAGAAATGTATGTT ATATGCCTGCACATGCAACCGGTGATGAGTCTGATATTCCAAGTCCTCCATCTGAGTG GCTAGAAGAAACACTGATTAATCTATATTTATCGGGTTATTCCAATTCAGATATCCATGCTGATAGCTTATCAACAACTTCACAAACAAACA GAAGTCAGATCTCTTATGAAGAACAGTCTGATCAGCCATCCTCAGGTAAGTTGCCCGGCTGTTACTGTGGCATTACATATCAGCAAGTAGAAGGTGAGTTGATCTCTGAGGATGAGCAAAATGTATTTAGGTCGAGCAATAGACTTTTAGAAGGAG ATGCATCATGGGATGAAGAAAACTGGAAAGCTCAGTATGGCCAGGTTGCAACCTTAGATGATGAGGGCATACCATCTTTTGCCACAGTTGATCTATGGGACTGGGAAATTGTTAAAGAGCACACAAAGAAAAGACATCAGATAGCTAAACTGATAGGAAGATTGGTCAGGCGTTCCAGTAAGCTGCATCCTTCTGTGCCAGCTGGTGGTGGTGTCCTAAAAACTGCTGCCATCCGTGCAGTTCATTTGGATCTAGTAGGTGTTGCatcag ggaaAGTTTACAGGTTGAGGACCCCATGCCCAAGACACTTGACTTCTGTATCAAAGTATGATTCTTCTAACCCAACCAAAGATTGGGGCTTCCCTGATTTATATGCTGATCTGCAAAGTAGCATGCACCATAGTTCAAATCCATTCTATGGATCTGACACTGCAAAGGCAGCCAATCAAGATAATTTGTCTGCTCGCATCGATCAGGTTCCTGTTACAGTAAAGAAG CACCAGAATCTAGCTTATAGAGATAGAGCTGCTGAGAGAAGAATGCTACATGGAGGTTTTGGTATAGGCCCAGGACAAAAGAATGTGGAGAACAGTAAGTTTCATGAGCTGGGATCACCTTCACAGCCTTGTGATGCGGAAGAAGCTGCTGCAGAAGCAGCGGACATATCTTTTGGAACTGGAAGTTATGCTAGAAGGATTCTTGAGAGCATGGGCTGGAAACAT GGAGAGGCTCTGGGGAACACCACAAAGGGTATCTTGGAACCACTGCAAGCTGTTGGTAACAAAGGCTATGCTGGTTTGGGATGGAATCCTGCCCAGCATTGA
- the LOC105034930 gene encoding uncharacterized protein isoform X7: protein MAEEGGARESDCSFEWDEESKLYYHASSGFYHDPGAGWYYSSRDGLYYTYEDGNYVPLSSIKGDESQAVESTSSAPGEGNKDKKLDMPAHATGDESDIPSPPSEWLEETLINLYLSGYSNSDIHADSLSTTSQTNRSQISYEEQSDQPSSDASWDEENWKAQYGQVATLDDEGIPSFATVDLWDWEIVKEHTKKRHQIAKLIGRLVRRSSKLHPSVPAGGGVLKTAAIRAVHLDLVGVASGKVYRLRTPCPRHLTSVSKYDSSNPTKDWGFPDLYADLQSSMHHSSNPFYGSDTAKAANQDNLSARIDQVPVTVKKHQNLAYRDRAAERRMLHGGFGIGPGQKNVENSKFHELGSPSQPCDAEEAAAEAADISFGTGSYARRILESMGWKHGEALGNTTKGILEPLQAVGNKGYAGLGWNPAQH, encoded by the exons ATGGCGGAGGAGGGTGGCGCTCGGGAGAGCGACTGCTCCTTCGAATGGGACGAGGAGTCGAAGCTCTACTACCATGCCAG TAGCGGCTTTTATCATGATCCCGGTGCTGGATGGTATTACAGTAGTAGAGATGGTCTTTACTACACATATGAGGATGGAAACTATGTTCCATTATCAAGTATCAAG GGTGATGAATCTCAAGCTGTTGAATCTACAAGCTCTGCTCCGGGTGAAGGTAACAAAGACAAGAAAT TAGATATGCCTGCACATGCAACCGGTGATGAGTCTGATATTCCAAGTCCTCCATCTGAGTG GCTAGAAGAAACACTGATTAATCTATATTTATCGGGTTATTCCAATTCAGATATCCATGCTGATAGCTTATCAACAACTTCACAAACAAACA GAAGTCAGATCTCTTATGAAGAACAGTCTGATCAGCCATCCTCAG ATGCATCATGGGATGAAGAAAACTGGAAAGCTCAGTATGGCCAGGTTGCAACCTTAGATGATGAGGGCATACCATCTTTTGCCACAGTTGATCTATGGGACTGGGAAATTGTTAAAGAGCACACAAAGAAAAGACATCAGATAGCTAAACTGATAGGAAGATTGGTCAGGCGTTCCAGTAAGCTGCATCCTTCTGTGCCAGCTGGTGGTGGTGTCCTAAAAACTGCTGCCATCCGTGCAGTTCATTTGGATCTAGTAGGTGTTGCatcag ggaaAGTTTACAGGTTGAGGACCCCATGCCCAAGACACTTGACTTCTGTATCAAAGTATGATTCTTCTAACCCAACCAAAGATTGGGGCTTCCCTGATTTATATGCTGATCTGCAAAGTAGCATGCACCATAGTTCAAATCCATTCTATGGATCTGACACTGCAAAGGCAGCCAATCAAGATAATTTGTCTGCTCGCATCGATCAGGTTCCTGTTACAGTAAAGAAG CACCAGAATCTAGCTTATAGAGATAGAGCTGCTGAGAGAAGAATGCTACATGGAGGTTTTGGTATAGGCCCAGGACAAAAGAATGTGGAGAACAGTAAGTTTCATGAGCTGGGATCACCTTCACAGCCTTGTGATGCGGAAGAAGCTGCTGCAGAAGCAGCGGACATATCTTTTGGAACTGGAAGTTATGCTAGAAGGATTCTTGAGAGCATGGGCTGGAAACAT GGAGAGGCTCTGGGGAACACCACAAAGGGTATCTTGGAACCACTGCAAGCTGTTGGTAACAAAGGCTATGCTGGTTTGGGATGGAATCCTGCCCAGCATTGA
- the LOC105034930 gene encoding uncharacterized protein isoform X5 encodes MPVAAFIMIPVLDGITVVEMVFTTHMRMETMFHYQVSRVMNLKLLNLQALLRVKVTKTRNVCLDMPAHATGDESDIPSPPSEWLEETLINLYLSGYSNSDIHADSLSTTSQTNRSQISYEEQSDQPSSGKLPGCYCGITYQQVEGELISEDEQNVFRSSNRLLEGDASWDEENWKAQYGQVATLDDEGIPSFATVDLWDWEIVKEHTKKRHQIAKLIGRLVRRSSKLHPSVPAGGGVLKTAAIRAVHLDLVGVASGKVYRLRTPCPRHLTSVSKYDSSNPTKDWGFPDLYADLQSSMHHSSNPFYGSDTAKAANQDNLSARIDQVPVTVKKHQNLAYRDRAAERRMLHGGFGIGPGQKNVENSKFHELGSPSQPCDAEEAAAEAADISFGTGSYARRILESMGWKHGEALGNTTKGILEPLQAVGNKGYAGLGWNPAQH; translated from the exons ATGCCAG TAGCGGCTTTTATCATGATCCCGGTGCTGGATGGTATTACAGTAGTAGAGATGGTCTTTACTACACATATGAGGATGGAAACTATGTTCCATTATCAAGTATCAAG GGTGATGAATCTCAAGCTGTTGAATCTACAAGCTCTGCTCCGGGTGAAGGTAACAAAGACAAGAAATGTATGTT TAGATATGCCTGCACATGCAACCGGTGATGAGTCTGATATTCCAAGTCCTCCATCTGAGTG GCTAGAAGAAACACTGATTAATCTATATTTATCGGGTTATTCCAATTCAGATATCCATGCTGATAGCTTATCAACAACTTCACAAACAAACA GAAGTCAGATCTCTTATGAAGAACAGTCTGATCAGCCATCCTCAGGTAAGTTGCCCGGCTGTTACTGTGGCATTACATATCAGCAAGTAGAAGGTGAGTTGATCTCTGAGGATGAGCAAAATGTATTTAGGTCGAGCAATAGACTTTTAGAAGGAG ATGCATCATGGGATGAAGAAAACTGGAAAGCTCAGTATGGCCAGGTTGCAACCTTAGATGATGAGGGCATACCATCTTTTGCCACAGTTGATCTATGGGACTGGGAAATTGTTAAAGAGCACACAAAGAAAAGACATCAGATAGCTAAACTGATAGGAAGATTGGTCAGGCGTTCCAGTAAGCTGCATCCTTCTGTGCCAGCTGGTGGTGGTGTCCTAAAAACTGCTGCCATCCGTGCAGTTCATTTGGATCTAGTAGGTGTTGCatcag ggaaAGTTTACAGGTTGAGGACCCCATGCCCAAGACACTTGACTTCTGTATCAAAGTATGATTCTTCTAACCCAACCAAAGATTGGGGCTTCCCTGATTTATATGCTGATCTGCAAAGTAGCATGCACCATAGTTCAAATCCATTCTATGGATCTGACACTGCAAAGGCAGCCAATCAAGATAATTTGTCTGCTCGCATCGATCAGGTTCCTGTTACAGTAAAGAAG CACCAGAATCTAGCTTATAGAGATAGAGCTGCTGAGAGAAGAATGCTACATGGAGGTTTTGGTATAGGCCCAGGACAAAAGAATGTGGAGAACAGTAAGTTTCATGAGCTGGGATCACCTTCACAGCCTTGTGATGCGGAAGAAGCTGCTGCAGAAGCAGCGGACATATCTTTTGGAACTGGAAGTTATGCTAGAAGGATTCTTGAGAGCATGGGCTGGAAACAT GGAGAGGCTCTGGGGAACACCACAAAGGGTATCTTGGAACCACTGCAAGCTGTTGGTAACAAAGGCTATGCTGGTTTGGGATGGAATCCTGCCCAGCATTGA
- the LOC105034930 gene encoding uncharacterized protein isoform X2, whose amino-acid sequence MAEEGGARESDCSFEWDEESKLYYHASSGFYHDPGAGWYYSSRDGLYYTYEDGNYVPLSSIKGDESQAVESTSSAPGEGNKDKKYMPAHATGDESDIPSPPSEWLEETLINLYLSGYSNSDIHADSLSTTSQTNRSQISYEEQSDQPSSGKLPGCYCGITYQQVEGELISEDEQNVFRSSNRLLEGDASWDEENWKAQYGQVATLDDEGIPSFATVDLWDWEIVKEHTKKRHQIAKLIGRLVRRSSKLHPSVPAGGGVLKTAAIRAVHLDLVGVASGKVYRLRTPCPRHLTSVSKYDSSNPTKDWGFPDLYADLQSSMHHSSNPFYGSDTAKAANQDNLSARIDQVPVTVKKHQNLAYRDRAAERRMLHGGFGIGPGQKNVENSKFHELGSPSQPCDAEEAAAEAADISFGTGSYARRILESMGWKHGEALGNTTKGILEPLQAVGNKGYAGLGWNPAQH is encoded by the exons ATGGCGGAGGAGGGTGGCGCTCGGGAGAGCGACTGCTCCTTCGAATGGGACGAGGAGTCGAAGCTCTACTACCATGCCAG TAGCGGCTTTTATCATGATCCCGGTGCTGGATGGTATTACAGTAGTAGAGATGGTCTTTACTACACATATGAGGATGGAAACTATGTTCCATTATCAAGTATCAAG GGTGATGAATCTCAAGCTGTTGAATCTACAAGCTCTGCTCCGGGTGAAGGTAACAAAGACAAGAAAT ATATGCCTGCACATGCAACCGGTGATGAGTCTGATATTCCAAGTCCTCCATCTGAGTG GCTAGAAGAAACACTGATTAATCTATATTTATCGGGTTATTCCAATTCAGATATCCATGCTGATAGCTTATCAACAACTTCACAAACAAACA GAAGTCAGATCTCTTATGAAGAACAGTCTGATCAGCCATCCTCAGGTAAGTTGCCCGGCTGTTACTGTGGCATTACATATCAGCAAGTAGAAGGTGAGTTGATCTCTGAGGATGAGCAAAATGTATTTAGGTCGAGCAATAGACTTTTAGAAGGAG ATGCATCATGGGATGAAGAAAACTGGAAAGCTCAGTATGGCCAGGTTGCAACCTTAGATGATGAGGGCATACCATCTTTTGCCACAGTTGATCTATGGGACTGGGAAATTGTTAAAGAGCACACAAAGAAAAGACATCAGATAGCTAAACTGATAGGAAGATTGGTCAGGCGTTCCAGTAAGCTGCATCCTTCTGTGCCAGCTGGTGGTGGTGTCCTAAAAACTGCTGCCATCCGTGCAGTTCATTTGGATCTAGTAGGTGTTGCatcag ggaaAGTTTACAGGTTGAGGACCCCATGCCCAAGACACTTGACTTCTGTATCAAAGTATGATTCTTCTAACCCAACCAAAGATTGGGGCTTCCCTGATTTATATGCTGATCTGCAAAGTAGCATGCACCATAGTTCAAATCCATTCTATGGATCTGACACTGCAAAGGCAGCCAATCAAGATAATTTGTCTGCTCGCATCGATCAGGTTCCTGTTACAGTAAAGAAG CACCAGAATCTAGCTTATAGAGATAGAGCTGCTGAGAGAAGAATGCTACATGGAGGTTTTGGTATAGGCCCAGGACAAAAGAATGTGGAGAACAGTAAGTTTCATGAGCTGGGATCACCTTCACAGCCTTGTGATGCGGAAGAAGCTGCTGCAGAAGCAGCGGACATATCTTTTGGAACTGGAAGTTATGCTAGAAGGATTCTTGAGAGCATGGGCTGGAAACAT GGAGAGGCTCTGGGGAACACCACAAAGGGTATCTTGGAACCACTGCAAGCTGTTGGTAACAAAGGCTATGCTGGTTTGGGATGGAATCCTGCCCAGCATTGA
- the LOC105034930 gene encoding uncharacterized protein isoform X3, with the protein MAEEGGARESDCSFEWDEESKLYYHASSGFYHDPGAGWYYSSRDGLYYTYEDGNYVPLSSIKGDESQAVESTSSAPGEVDMPAHATGDESDIPSPPSEWLEETLINLYLSGYSNSDIHADSLSTTSQTNRSQISYEEQSDQPSSGKLPGCYCGITYQQVEGELISEDEQNVFRSSNRLLEGDASWDEENWKAQYGQVATLDDEGIPSFATVDLWDWEIVKEHTKKRHQIAKLIGRLVRRSSKLHPSVPAGGGVLKTAAIRAVHLDLVGVASGKVYRLRTPCPRHLTSVSKYDSSNPTKDWGFPDLYADLQSSMHHSSNPFYGSDTAKAANQDNLSARIDQVPVTVKKHQNLAYRDRAAERRMLHGGFGIGPGQKNVENSKFHELGSPSQPCDAEEAAAEAADISFGTGSYARRILESMGWKHGEALGNTTKGILEPLQAVGNKGYAGLGWNPAQH; encoded by the exons ATGGCGGAGGAGGGTGGCGCTCGGGAGAGCGACTGCTCCTTCGAATGGGACGAGGAGTCGAAGCTCTACTACCATGCCAG TAGCGGCTTTTATCATGATCCCGGTGCTGGATGGTATTACAGTAGTAGAGATGGTCTTTACTACACATATGAGGATGGAAACTATGTTCCATTATCAAGTATCAAG GGTGATGAATCTCAAGCTGTTGAATCTACAAGCTCTGCTCCGGGTGAAG TAGATATGCCTGCACATGCAACCGGTGATGAGTCTGATATTCCAAGTCCTCCATCTGAGTG GCTAGAAGAAACACTGATTAATCTATATTTATCGGGTTATTCCAATTCAGATATCCATGCTGATAGCTTATCAACAACTTCACAAACAAACA GAAGTCAGATCTCTTATGAAGAACAGTCTGATCAGCCATCCTCAGGTAAGTTGCCCGGCTGTTACTGTGGCATTACATATCAGCAAGTAGAAGGTGAGTTGATCTCTGAGGATGAGCAAAATGTATTTAGGTCGAGCAATAGACTTTTAGAAGGAG ATGCATCATGGGATGAAGAAAACTGGAAAGCTCAGTATGGCCAGGTTGCAACCTTAGATGATGAGGGCATACCATCTTTTGCCACAGTTGATCTATGGGACTGGGAAATTGTTAAAGAGCACACAAAGAAAAGACATCAGATAGCTAAACTGATAGGAAGATTGGTCAGGCGTTCCAGTAAGCTGCATCCTTCTGTGCCAGCTGGTGGTGGTGTCCTAAAAACTGCTGCCATCCGTGCAGTTCATTTGGATCTAGTAGGTGTTGCatcag ggaaAGTTTACAGGTTGAGGACCCCATGCCCAAGACACTTGACTTCTGTATCAAAGTATGATTCTTCTAACCCAACCAAAGATTGGGGCTTCCCTGATTTATATGCTGATCTGCAAAGTAGCATGCACCATAGTTCAAATCCATTCTATGGATCTGACACTGCAAAGGCAGCCAATCAAGATAATTTGTCTGCTCGCATCGATCAGGTTCCTGTTACAGTAAAGAAG CACCAGAATCTAGCTTATAGAGATAGAGCTGCTGAGAGAAGAATGCTACATGGAGGTTTTGGTATAGGCCCAGGACAAAAGAATGTGGAGAACAGTAAGTTTCATGAGCTGGGATCACCTTCACAGCCTTGTGATGCGGAAGAAGCTGCTGCAGAAGCAGCGGACATATCTTTTGGAACTGGAAGTTATGCTAGAAGGATTCTTGAGAGCATGGGCTGGAAACAT GGAGAGGCTCTGGGGAACACCACAAAGGGTATCTTGGAACCACTGCAAGCTGTTGGTAACAAAGGCTATGCTGGTTTGGGATGGAATCCTGCCCAGCATTGA
- the LOC105034930 gene encoding uncharacterized protein isoform X1 — protein MAEEGGARESDCSFEWDEESKLYYHASSGFYHDPGAGWYYSSRDGLYYTYEDGNYVPLSSIKGDESQAVESTSSAPGEGNKDKKLDMPAHATGDESDIPSPPSEWLEETLINLYLSGYSNSDIHADSLSTTSQTNRSQISYEEQSDQPSSGKLPGCYCGITYQQVEGELISEDEQNVFRSSNRLLEGDASWDEENWKAQYGQVATLDDEGIPSFATVDLWDWEIVKEHTKKRHQIAKLIGRLVRRSSKLHPSVPAGGGVLKTAAIRAVHLDLVGVASGKVYRLRTPCPRHLTSVSKYDSSNPTKDWGFPDLYADLQSSMHHSSNPFYGSDTAKAANQDNLSARIDQVPVTVKKHQNLAYRDRAAERRMLHGGFGIGPGQKNVENSKFHELGSPSQPCDAEEAAAEAADISFGTGSYARRILESMGWKHGEALGNTTKGILEPLQAVGNKGYAGLGWNPAQH, from the exons ATGGCGGAGGAGGGTGGCGCTCGGGAGAGCGACTGCTCCTTCGAATGGGACGAGGAGTCGAAGCTCTACTACCATGCCAG TAGCGGCTTTTATCATGATCCCGGTGCTGGATGGTATTACAGTAGTAGAGATGGTCTTTACTACACATATGAGGATGGAAACTATGTTCCATTATCAAGTATCAAG GGTGATGAATCTCAAGCTGTTGAATCTACAAGCTCTGCTCCGGGTGAAGGTAACAAAGACAAGAAAT TAGATATGCCTGCACATGCAACCGGTGATGAGTCTGATATTCCAAGTCCTCCATCTGAGTG GCTAGAAGAAACACTGATTAATCTATATTTATCGGGTTATTCCAATTCAGATATCCATGCTGATAGCTTATCAACAACTTCACAAACAAACA GAAGTCAGATCTCTTATGAAGAACAGTCTGATCAGCCATCCTCAGGTAAGTTGCCCGGCTGTTACTGTGGCATTACATATCAGCAAGTAGAAGGTGAGTTGATCTCTGAGGATGAGCAAAATGTATTTAGGTCGAGCAATAGACTTTTAGAAGGAG ATGCATCATGGGATGAAGAAAACTGGAAAGCTCAGTATGGCCAGGTTGCAACCTTAGATGATGAGGGCATACCATCTTTTGCCACAGTTGATCTATGGGACTGGGAAATTGTTAAAGAGCACACAAAGAAAAGACATCAGATAGCTAAACTGATAGGAAGATTGGTCAGGCGTTCCAGTAAGCTGCATCCTTCTGTGCCAGCTGGTGGTGGTGTCCTAAAAACTGCTGCCATCCGTGCAGTTCATTTGGATCTAGTAGGTGTTGCatcag ggaaAGTTTACAGGTTGAGGACCCCATGCCCAAGACACTTGACTTCTGTATCAAAGTATGATTCTTCTAACCCAACCAAAGATTGGGGCTTCCCTGATTTATATGCTGATCTGCAAAGTAGCATGCACCATAGTTCAAATCCATTCTATGGATCTGACACTGCAAAGGCAGCCAATCAAGATAATTTGTCTGCTCGCATCGATCAGGTTCCTGTTACAGTAAAGAAG CACCAGAATCTAGCTTATAGAGATAGAGCTGCTGAGAGAAGAATGCTACATGGAGGTTTTGGTATAGGCCCAGGACAAAAGAATGTGGAGAACAGTAAGTTTCATGAGCTGGGATCACCTTCACAGCCTTGTGATGCGGAAGAAGCTGCTGCAGAAGCAGCGGACATATCTTTTGGAACTGGAAGTTATGCTAGAAGGATTCTTGAGAGCATGGGCTGGAAACAT GGAGAGGCTCTGGGGAACACCACAAAGGGTATCTTGGAACCACTGCAAGCTGTTGGTAACAAAGGCTATGCTGGTTTGGGATGGAATCCTGCCCAGCATTGA
- the LOC105034930 gene encoding uncharacterized protein isoform X4 — translation MAEEGGARESDCSFEWDEESKLYYHASSGFYHDPGAGWYYSSRDGLYYTYEDGNYVPLSSIKGDESQAVESTSSAPGEDMPAHATGDESDIPSPPSEWLEETLINLYLSGYSNSDIHADSLSTTSQTNRSQISYEEQSDQPSSGKLPGCYCGITYQQVEGELISEDEQNVFRSSNRLLEGDASWDEENWKAQYGQVATLDDEGIPSFATVDLWDWEIVKEHTKKRHQIAKLIGRLVRRSSKLHPSVPAGGGVLKTAAIRAVHLDLVGVASGKVYRLRTPCPRHLTSVSKYDSSNPTKDWGFPDLYADLQSSMHHSSNPFYGSDTAKAANQDNLSARIDQVPVTVKKHQNLAYRDRAAERRMLHGGFGIGPGQKNVENSKFHELGSPSQPCDAEEAAAEAADISFGTGSYARRILESMGWKHGEALGNTTKGILEPLQAVGNKGYAGLGWNPAQH, via the exons ATGGCGGAGGAGGGTGGCGCTCGGGAGAGCGACTGCTCCTTCGAATGGGACGAGGAGTCGAAGCTCTACTACCATGCCAG TAGCGGCTTTTATCATGATCCCGGTGCTGGATGGTATTACAGTAGTAGAGATGGTCTTTACTACACATATGAGGATGGAAACTATGTTCCATTATCAAGTATCAAG GGTGATGAATCTCAAGCTGTTGAATCTACAAGCTCTGCTCCGGGTGAAG ATATGCCTGCACATGCAACCGGTGATGAGTCTGATATTCCAAGTCCTCCATCTGAGTG GCTAGAAGAAACACTGATTAATCTATATTTATCGGGTTATTCCAATTCAGATATCCATGCTGATAGCTTATCAACAACTTCACAAACAAACA GAAGTCAGATCTCTTATGAAGAACAGTCTGATCAGCCATCCTCAGGTAAGTTGCCCGGCTGTTACTGTGGCATTACATATCAGCAAGTAGAAGGTGAGTTGATCTCTGAGGATGAGCAAAATGTATTTAGGTCGAGCAATAGACTTTTAGAAGGAG ATGCATCATGGGATGAAGAAAACTGGAAAGCTCAGTATGGCCAGGTTGCAACCTTAGATGATGAGGGCATACCATCTTTTGCCACAGTTGATCTATGGGACTGGGAAATTGTTAAAGAGCACACAAAGAAAAGACATCAGATAGCTAAACTGATAGGAAGATTGGTCAGGCGTTCCAGTAAGCTGCATCCTTCTGTGCCAGCTGGTGGTGGTGTCCTAAAAACTGCTGCCATCCGTGCAGTTCATTTGGATCTAGTAGGTGTTGCatcag ggaaAGTTTACAGGTTGAGGACCCCATGCCCAAGACACTTGACTTCTGTATCAAAGTATGATTCTTCTAACCCAACCAAAGATTGGGGCTTCCCTGATTTATATGCTGATCTGCAAAGTAGCATGCACCATAGTTCAAATCCATTCTATGGATCTGACACTGCAAAGGCAGCCAATCAAGATAATTTGTCTGCTCGCATCGATCAGGTTCCTGTTACAGTAAAGAAG CACCAGAATCTAGCTTATAGAGATAGAGCTGCTGAGAGAAGAATGCTACATGGAGGTTTTGGTATAGGCCCAGGACAAAAGAATGTGGAGAACAGTAAGTTTCATGAGCTGGGATCACCTTCACAGCCTTGTGATGCGGAAGAAGCTGCTGCAGAAGCAGCGGACATATCTTTTGGAACTGGAAGTTATGCTAGAAGGATTCTTGAGAGCATGGGCTGGAAACAT GGAGAGGCTCTGGGGAACACCACAAAGGGTATCTTGGAACCACTGCAAGCTGTTGGTAACAAAGGCTATGCTGGTTTGGGATGGAATCCTGCCCAGCATTGA